The Acidianus manzaensis genome has a window encoding:
- a CDS encoding UxaA family hydrolase, giving the protein MSTIKGYVRENGSVGIRNHVLILPLDDLSNSASIGVSKLVRGTTVIPHPYGRLQFGRDLDLFFHILSGIGSNPNVDSVIVIGIEENWANKVADEIVKTGKHVEVFPIEGNGDLKTIEKASRKALGMVQDASEKHRTEVDISSIVMSIKCGESDTTSGLASNPAVGVVVDRMIDHGATVMFGETSELTGAEDIVADKMANDKLKEKFMNIFKEYDSIIEREGVDLLGSQPTQGNIKGGLSTIEEKALGNIQKLGHRKVNCVLDYLDPLEKAKDGGTLCFVNTSSAAAEAVTLFAAKGSVVHLFTTGQGNIVGNPIIPVIKITANPKTSSQMTEHIDVDVSDLLDLKISLEEAGERIYQYMLRVMSGRLTKAEVLQHDEFSPIKLYISA; this is encoded by the coding sequence ATGAGCACAATTAAGGGTTATGTTAGAGAGAATGGTTCAGTAGGAATAAGAAATCATGTGCTAATTTTGCCTTTAGACGATCTTTCCAATTCGGCTTCTATAGGGGTATCAAAATTAGTTAGAGGGACTACTGTTATTCCTCATCCTTATGGAAGATTACAATTTGGTCGTGATTTAGATTTATTTTTTCACATACTTTCCGGTATAGGCTCAAATCCTAACGTTGACAGTGTAATTGTAATAGGGATAGAAGAGAATTGGGCTAATAAAGTAGCAGATGAAATAGTAAAGACTGGCAAGCATGTAGAAGTATTTCCTATAGAGGGAAATGGAGATTTAAAAACTATAGAAAAAGCTTCAAGAAAAGCATTAGGAATGGTTCAAGATGCAAGCGAAAAACATAGGACTGAAGTAGATATATCTTCTATAGTAATGAGCATTAAATGTGGAGAATCAGATACAACTTCTGGATTAGCTTCTAATCCTGCAGTAGGTGTAGTAGTAGACAGAATGATTGATCATGGAGCTACTGTAATGTTTGGAGAAACTTCAGAACTAACTGGGGCAGAAGACATAGTAGCTGATAAGATGGCTAATGACAAATTAAAGGAAAAGTTCATGAATATATTTAAAGAATATGATAGTATTATAGAAAGAGAAGGAGTTGATTTACTAGGCTCCCAACCAACTCAAGGAAATATAAAAGGAGGATTATCTACAATAGAGGAGAAAGCTCTAGGTAATATACAAAAACTAGGACATAGAAAGGTCAATTGCGTATTAGACTATTTAGATCCTTTAGAAAAAGCTAAGGATGGAGGTACTTTATGTTTTGTAAATACTTCTTCAGCAGCTGCTGAAGCTGTAACTTTATTTGCCGCTAAAGGATCAGTTGTTCATTTGTTCACTACTGGGCAAGGAAATATTGTAGGAAATCCTATAATTCCTGTAATAAAAATAACAGCAAATCCTAAAACTTCATCTCAAATGACTGAACATATTGATGTTGATGTTTCAGATTTACTTGATCTAAAAATATCGCTTGAAGAGGCTGGAGAGAGAATTTATCAATATATGTTAAGGGTTATGAGCGGAAGATTAACTAAAGCAGAAGTATTACAGCACGATGAATTCTCTCCTATAAAATTGTATATAAGTGCTTAA
- a CDS encoding UxaA family hydrolase: MPKGLIHSKNDNVCILTNDVKKGEEVICAYLENPSEYVIIKSSEDIPLGHKIALSDIKSGEKVIKYGRPIGIATKDIFAGNHVHVHNIKSMRWSKK; the protein is encoded by the coding sequence ATGCCAAAGGGGTTAATTCATTCCAAAAATGATAATGTATGTATCCTAACTAATGATGTAAAGAAAGGAGAAGAAGTAATTTGCGCTTACTTAGAGAATCCATCTGAATATGTTATTATAAAAAGTAGTGAAGATATTCCTTTAGGTCATAAAATTGCTTTAAGCGATATTAAATCTGGAGAAAAAGTAATTAAGTATGGAAGACCTATAGGAATAGCAACTAAAGACATTTTTGCTGGAAACCATGTTCATGTTCATAATATAAAGTCTATGAGGTGGAGCAAAAAATGA
- a CDS encoding dihydrodipicolinate synthase family protein: MKGVLTALTIPFRENKLAEDDLINHVNSLIKAEVNGFFLLGSVGQGTLLTAEERTRVLDIVKENIDNEKYIVVQIGGTDWNTILTTIKEAEKHEATALATIPPIYYKPDYETLRRYLEKITNLTSLPIYIYNIPRNVGFDVTPEITARLLHNGIKISGIKDTTQDITEIIGHISLGIDVFNGIDAMILPSLIVGGKGCVSGLSNAIPELIVSIYKNTIKGNIEEARKIQLQVYKLFQIVGKYPSPSIHYELVKLLRYDFGNVKEPLIRGLTEDEEKELKLQLDSLGFKTIL, encoded by the coding sequence ATGAAAGGAGTATTAACAGCATTAACGATTCCTTTTAGAGAAAATAAATTAGCTGAAGACGATTTAATAAATCACGTTAATTCTCTAATTAAAGCAGAAGTTAATGGATTTTTCCTATTAGGTTCAGTAGGTCAAGGTACTTTACTTACTGCTGAGGAAAGAACTAGAGTTCTCGATATCGTGAAAGAAAACATAGATAATGAGAAATATATAGTAGTGCAGATTGGTGGGACCGATTGGAATACAATACTTACTACAATAAAAGAAGCTGAGAAGCATGAAGCAACAGCATTAGCAACTATTCCTCCTATTTATTATAAACCAGACTATGAAACTCTTAGACGATATCTAGAAAAAATTACCAATTTAACTTCGTTACCAATTTATATATATAATATTCCAAGAAATGTGGGATTTGACGTTACACCAGAAATAACGGCTAGATTACTTCATAATGGAATAAAAATTTCAGGTATTAAGGATACAACTCAAGATATCACAGAAATTATAGGTCATATAAGTTTAGGAATTGATGTTTTCAATGGAATTGATGCTATGATACTTCCATCACTTATAGTAGGAGGAAAAGGATGCGTCTCAGGATTGTCCAACGCTATACCAGAACTTATTGTCAGTATATATAAAAATACAATTAAAGGAAATATAGAAGAAGCAAGAAAAATTCAATTACAAGTTTATAAACTATTCCAAATAGTAGGAAAATATCCTTCTCCATCCATACACTATGAATTAGTAAAACTCCTTAGATACGATTTTGGTAACGTTAAAGAGCCATTAATAAGAGGATTAACCGAAGATGAAGAAAAAGAACTTAAACTTCAGTTAGATTCTTTAGGATTTAAGACTATTCTGTAA
- a CDS encoding sugar porter family MFS transporter — protein MNITYEEAVKRLDNVNVRPIHIIAAIIAALGGFLFGYDTGIIGSTLVYVTPFFHLTPLDVAILTSGTSIFAGIGALAAGPITDKYGRKSLLIIDGIMYAVFALLSALAFNSISLIVWRSLVGFAVGADTAIATAYIAEFSPKKWRGSLAITQQLMIFSGITASYWAGYILSFSENWRLMLGLGVIPAIILVGLRFLLPESPRWLLLNNKENIAKKVFNKFGALIRDDEIVMAPAKEPSFKEMFRNKAVTTAIIIVGIWLAFQQITGVNVILYYGPEIYKYLGIVGSTAILYTAISESLGAIEYAISFYLIDRWGRRKLGILGYAGLVVSWIIMLIGLRYFFSGILFIGVSLVFSAMTLFLLFFHVGVGGVGWVLQGETIPTEVRGRGAGILAAIDWFANAAIIFLFPIWETALGVYSFFGFELLLSIIAIIIVYLFLPETKGISLEQMSKAFEKGLTIQHSKSEDTTLPKSENININKKKN, from the coding sequence ATGAACATAACTTACGAAGAAGCAGTAAAAAGACTAGATAACGTTAATGTAAGGCCTATTCATATAATAGCTGCTATCATAGCTGCATTGGGAGGATTCTTATTCGGATATGATACTGGCATAATAGGTAGTACACTAGTATATGTTACTCCATTCTTCCATTTAACTCCATTAGATGTAGCCATACTAACGTCAGGTACATCTATATTTGCCGGAATAGGAGCTTTAGCAGCGGGACCAATAACAGATAAGTATGGAAGGAAATCATTACTAATAATTGATGGTATTATGTATGCAGTATTTGCTTTGTTATCTGCATTAGCATTTAATTCTATTTCATTAATAGTATGGAGAAGTTTAGTTGGATTTGCTGTTGGGGCTGATACTGCAATAGCAACTGCTTACATAGCTGAGTTTTCTCCGAAAAAATGGAGAGGAAGCTTAGCCATAACCCAGCAATTAATGATCTTTTCTGGAATAACTGCATCTTACTGGGCTGGATATATTTTGTCTTTTTCAGAAAATTGGAGACTTATGTTAGGCCTAGGAGTTATTCCAGCTATTATTTTAGTAGGACTAAGATTTCTTCTTCCTGAAAGTCCTAGATGGCTTCTACTTAATAATAAAGAAAATATCGCAAAAAAAGTTTTTAATAAATTTGGTGCATTAATACGAGACGATGAAATTGTTATGGCACCAGCTAAAGAACCATCATTTAAAGAGATGTTCAGAAACAAGGCTGTCACAACTGCAATTATTATAGTGGGAATATGGTTAGCTTTTCAACAAATTACTGGTGTAAATGTAATTTTATATTATGGTCCAGAAATATATAAATACCTTGGAATAGTGGGTTCAACTGCTATATTATACACTGCAATATCCGAATCTTTAGGAGCTATTGAATACGCTATTTCATTCTATCTCATAGATAGATGGGGAAGAAGAAAGCTAGGAATTTTAGGATATGCAGGTTTAGTAGTATCTTGGATCATTATGCTAATTGGATTGAGATATTTCTTCAGCGGAATACTATTCATAGGTGTTTCTCTAGTCTTTTCTGCTATGACGCTTTTCTTACTATTTTTCCATGTAGGAGTAGGAGGAGTTGGATGGGTATTACAAGGAGAAACAATACCAACTGAAGTTCGTGGTAGAGGTGCTGGTATTTTAGCAGCAATAGATTGGTTTGCTAATGCTGCAATAATATTTCTTTTCCCTATATGGGAGACTGCATTAGGAGTATATTCTTTCTTCGGATTTGAATTATTACTATCAATTATAGCAATAATTATAGTATATCTATTCTTACCAGAGACTAAAGGAATATCTCTTGAACAAATGAGCAAAGCCTTCGAAAAAGGACTTACAATTCAGCATTCTAAATCGGAAGATACAACACTTCCTAAATCTGAAAATATAAATATAAACAAGAAGAAAAATTAA
- a CDS encoding glucose 1-dehydrogenase, which translates to MKAILVRPPKEGVEIKDVKQEEVQNFGKIKIRTLYNGICGTDREIVNGKITFSLSNKNFLVLGHEAIGVVEEGYGNFKEGDLVMPINRRGCGKCLNCLLGRPDFCETGEFVEAGINGMDGFMREYWFDDSRYLVKIPKQIEDIGILAQPLADIEKSVEEIINTQKRVPSWTCDDGTYNCRKVLILGSGPVGMLFSLIFRTIGFEVWISNRREPNEIEQTVIEETESNFFNSSSGMEKINQKFDVIIDATGADASILDKVFPLLKRNGVLGLFGFPISGSFGVDFRSIQEMVLSNKVIIGLVNGQKPHYQQAVTHLASWKTLYPKTSTLLITRTVPITDENQVINVLREKQEKEIKIRIAW; encoded by the coding sequence ATGAAAGCAATATTAGTAAGGCCACCGAAAGAAGGAGTAGAAATAAAAGATGTGAAACAAGAAGAAGTACAAAATTTTGGAAAAATAAAAATAAGAACGCTTTATAATGGTATTTGCGGTACTGATAGAGAAATAGTAAACGGTAAAATAACGTTTTCTTTATCTAATAAAAATTTTTTAGTGTTAGGTCACGAAGCAATAGGAGTTGTTGAAGAGGGATATGGAAATTTTAAAGAAGGAGATCTAGTGATGCCAATAAATAGGAGAGGATGTGGTAAATGTTTGAATTGCTTATTGGGAAGACCAGATTTTTGTGAAACAGGAGAATTTGTAGAAGCAGGAATTAATGGAATGGACGGCTTTATGAGAGAATATTGGTTCGACGATTCCAGATATCTAGTTAAGATTCCTAAACAGATAGAAGATATTGGGATATTAGCTCAACCACTAGCAGATATAGAAAAATCAGTAGAAGAAATTATAAATACTCAAAAAAGAGTTCCATCTTGGACATGTGATGATGGAACATACAATTGCAGAAAAGTGCTAATATTAGGATCAGGGCCAGTAGGCATGTTATTTTCTTTAATATTTAGAACTATAGGATTTGAAGTTTGGATAAGTAACAGAAGAGAACCTAACGAAATCGAACAGACAGTTATTGAAGAAACTGAATCAAATTTCTTCAACTCATCATCTGGTATGGAAAAAATTAATCAAAAATTTGACGTTATAATAGATGCTACAGGTGCGGATGCAAGCATATTAGATAAGGTATTTCCATTATTAAAAAGAAATGGCGTTCTAGGATTATTTGGATTTCCTATTTCTGGAAGTTTCGGAGTTGATTTTAGATCAATTCAAGAAATGGTCCTAAGCAATAAGGTAATTATAGGATTAGTAAATGGACAAAAACCACATTATCAACAAGCTGTAACTCATTTAGCATCATGGAAGACGCTTTATCCTAAAACTTCAACTCTATTAATAACTAGAACTGTACCTATTACAGACGAAAATCAAGTAATAAATGTATTAAGAGAAAAACAAGAAAAAGAAATAAAAATTAGAATAGCTTGGTAA
- a CDS encoding ABC transporter ATP-binding protein, with amino-acid sequence MQIKMEKINVKFGGGFLSRSKGFYALRDITTEINGHTVIIGESGAGKTTLGRVIVGLQKITSGTYEYNNINIWKNKRKGLKIVRKEIQYVMQDPISAFNPNKTIGESIGYVVKKYMGRKDVKENTISLLKSVGLTENEYYKYPHQMSGGQLQRANIGRSLATHPKVIVADEPTSMLDASYRLSILNLLIDLAMKGLTIIMITHDLALARYFDYKLGGVNSLILYKGRLVEDGIMNEILEKPLHPYTQYLVQNTIDINSVPKETDKIELTENEKMQISGCPFYPYCEYRKDICKQSFPDLKENGQRKVYCYLY; translated from the coding sequence ATGCAAATAAAAATGGAAAAAATTAACGTAAAGTTTGGTGGAGGCTTTTTATCTAGAAGTAAAGGATTTTACGCTCTCAGAGACATAACTACAGAAATAAATGGACATACTGTAATAATTGGAGAAAGTGGGGCTGGTAAGACTACTTTGGGCAGAGTTATAGTTGGATTACAAAAAATAACCAGTGGTACATACGAATATAATAATATAAATATATGGAAAAATAAAAGAAAAGGATTGAAAATCGTAAGAAAAGAAATACAGTACGTAATGCAAGATCCAATTTCAGCTTTTAATCCAAATAAAACTATAGGAGAATCTATAGGATATGTAGTTAAGAAATATATGGGGAGAAAAGACGTTAAGGAAAATACTATATCGTTATTAAAGTCAGTAGGACTGACAGAAAATGAATACTATAAATATCCTCATCAAATGTCAGGAGGTCAACTCCAAAGGGCTAATATAGGTAGGTCATTAGCTACACATCCTAAAGTAATCGTTGCAGATGAACCAACTTCAATGTTAGATGCCTCTTACAGATTAAGCATATTAAATTTACTCATAGACTTAGCTATGAAAGGTCTAACGATAATAATGATAACTCATGATTTAGCTTTAGCAAGATATTTTGATTATAAATTGGGAGGAGTAAACTCCTTAATTCTATATAAGGGAAGATTAGTAGAAGACGGAATTATGAACGAAATTTTAGAGAAACCTCTCCATCCATACACTCAATATCTTGTACAAAATACAATAGATATAAATTCTGTACCTAAAGAAACCGATAAAATAGAGTTAACTGAAAACGAAAAAATGCAGATAAGTGGATGCCCATTTTATCCATATTGCGAATATAGAAAAGATATTTGTAAACAATCATTTCCTGATCTGAAAGAAAATGGACAACGTAAAGTATATTGTTATCTATATTGA
- a CDS encoding ABC transporter ATP-binding protein has translation MLLEVRNLSVEYYVEKKRISALDDVSFSQDNGEILGVIGESGSGKTTLAKAIIRAIRPPGKITKGEILFDGEDILKMNYREFKNQILWREISYVPQASQNSLNGTMKIIDHFYDTAMSHGMEDPTEIIERAKELLKMVNLDSKVLEMYPHELSGGMKQRVLIALSLLLNPQLVIMDEPVSALDVVTQKHILDNVRKLNKELNIAIIFITHDIALAKYLTQKLVIMYGGEVMEVGKTEEIMTNPYHPYTTFLLKSIPSLRGDISQLKPIREGEISLSGCPFSNRCEYATDMCKVWTPESYTYDRRVVRCINYANKNGKN, from the coding sequence TTGTTACTAGAAGTAAGAAACCTAAGCGTAGAGTATTACGTCGAGAAAAAAAGAATATCTGCATTAGATGATGTTAGTTTTTCACAAGATAATGGAGAGATACTAGGCGTTATAGGAGAAAGTGGTTCAGGGAAAACAACTTTAGCTAAAGCTATTATAAGGGCTATAAGGCCACCAGGGAAAATAACGAAAGGCGAGATATTATTTGATGGAGAAGATATACTTAAAATGAATTATAGGGAATTTAAAAATCAAATTTTATGGAGAGAGATAAGTTATGTTCCTCAAGCTAGCCAGAATTCTCTGAATGGAACAATGAAAATCATAGATCATTTTTATGATACTGCAATGTCTCACGGCATGGAAGATCCAACAGAGATAATAGAAAGAGCTAAAGAATTATTAAAAATGGTTAATTTAGACAGTAAAGTACTAGAAATGTACCCACATGAACTTAGTGGAGGAATGAAACAAAGAGTTCTCATAGCGTTAAGTTTGCTCTTAAATCCACAATTAGTAATAATGGATGAACCAGTAAGTGCGCTAGATGTTGTTACGCAGAAGCATATCTTGGACAATGTTAGAAAATTAAATAAAGAATTAAATATAGCGATAATTTTCATTACTCATGATATAGCATTAGCAAAATACTTGACACAGAAATTAGTTATAATGTATGGAGGAGAAGTAATGGAAGTAGGAAAAACAGAAGAAATCATGACTAATCCATATCATCCATATACTACATTTTTACTTAAATCTATACCATCTTTACGTGGTGATATTTCACAGTTAAAACCAATAAGAGAAGGAGAAATATCTCTATCTGGTTGTCCATTTAGTAATAGATGTGAATATGCTACGGATATGTGTAAAGTTTGGACTCCAGAAAGTTATACTTATGATAGAAGAGTTGTAAGGTGCATAAACTATGCAAATAAAAATGGAAAAAATTAA